Proteins from one Rosa chinensis cultivar Old Blush chromosome 7, RchiOBHm-V2, whole genome shotgun sequence genomic window:
- the LOC112179681 gene encoding trinucleotide repeat-containing gene 18 protein, with protein MVSDSITNVSIPSAPKSARDLGKKKRARSAKLKQCKLDVRREQWLSSGAVVKKECKEEQNGGVQGRRERNSPREMGPREGENVGSIHHHHHHDSDLDSNSPSSFTSSVLGGHDSETFTGSSSSSSSSGDCCSGNITEEDEDDGCLDDWEAVADALAADEKPKNQNPEPQREHEAIAKSVPASQIENSKPQCARAMPKAWRPDDAFRPQSLPNLAKQLSLPNSSGKRFGGGVAWGCNSVVSPPSSCPICYEDLDLTDTSFLPCLCGFRLCLFCHKRILEGDGRCPGCRKPYENEPVEAETSVHGGSLTFRLPRSCSMITRS; from the exons ATGGTTTCCGACTCGATCACCAACGTTTCCATTCCTTCGGCCCCAAAAAGCGCCAGGGATTTGGgcaagaagaagagg GCCAGGTCGGCGAAATTGAAGCAGTGCAAGCTGGACGTTCGCCGCGAGCAATGGCTTTCTTCAG GTGCGGTGGTTAAGAAGGAGTGCAAGGAGGAACAGAACGGCGGTGTTCAAGGTCGGAGAGAGCGGAATAGCCCTAGGGAAATGGGGCCTAGAGAAGGAGAGAACGTCGGATcgatccaccaccaccaccaccatgacAGCGATTTGGACTCAAACAGTCCGTCCAGCTTCACGAGTAGTGTGTTGGGCGGCCACGATTCGGAGACTTTCACCGGCTCCAGCAGCAGCAGTAGCAGCAGCGGTGACTGTTGCTCCGGTAATATCACcgaggaggatgaggatgatgGCTGCCTGGATGATTGGGAGGCTGTGGCGGACGCCTTGGCGGCGGATGAGAAGCCGAAGAACCAGAATCCAGAGCCGCAAAGGGAGCATGAAGCTATTGCGAAATCGGTTCCTGCTAGTCAGATTGAGAATTCGAAACCTCAGTGTGCTAGAGCTATGCCGAAAGCGTGGAGGCCTGATGATGCTTTTCGTCCCCAGAGTCTGCCCAATTTGGCTAAGCAGCTCAGCTTGCCGAATTCCAGCGGGAAACGATTCGGTGGTGGTGTTGCGTGGGGCTGTAACAGTGTGGTATCTCCGCCGTCTTCGTGTCCTATATGCTACGAGGATTTGGACTTGACAGACACCAGCTTCTTGCCCTGCTTGTGTGGATTCAGGCTCTGCCTTTTCTGTCACAAGAGGATTCTTGAGGGGGATGGTCGCTGTCCCGGCTGCAGGAAGCCCTATGAGAATGAGCCTGTTGAGGCAGAGACAAGTGTCCATGGAGGTAGTCTTACATTCAGGTTGCCTCGTTCATGTAGTATGATCACAAGGTCTTAA